In one window of Desulfovibrio sp. DNA:
- a CDS encoding acyl carrier protein produces MSDVAEKVKKIIVDQLGVSADEVKPEASFVEDLGADSLDLTELIMAMEEEFEVEIADDDAQKLLKVQDAISYIEEKK; encoded by the coding sequence ATGTCTGATGTCGCTGAAAAAGTTAAAAAAATTATTGTTGACCAACTTGGCGTGAGCGCTGATGAAGTGAAGCCCGAAGCCAGCTTTGTGGAAGATCTGGGCGCTGACTCCCTGGACCTGACCGAGCTGATCATGGCCATGGAAGAAGAGTTTGAAGTCGAAATCGCTGACGACGATGCTCAGAAACTTCTGAAGGTTCAGGACGCCATTTCCTATATTGAAGAAAAGAAATAG
- a CDS encoding beta-ketoacyl-ACP synthase III, translating to MNPLCHLLALSAYVPDAVLTNEDLAKVVDTNEEWIVTRTGIKQRHRLADDENASDLGLKAARKALADAGMEASELTHVIAATCTPDVLSPSLACIMAGQLGTGPVMAFDFGAACSGFIYGLSICRALLAQQPDAKILFVCTEALTRRVNWADRSTCVLFGDAATACIVAGSPGNVVAGLEDVICQSDGTQRDLIVVGGGTSSRYAKGDPVGDDFFITMQGRETYKHAVRNMVHICEDVLTRNGLTAKDVNLLVPHQANMRIIEAVGSRLDMTGDRVFVNVDKYGNTSSASIPLAITEARAAGRIKAGDRMLVTAFGAGLTWGAALLRF from the coding sequence ATGAACCCTCTCTGCCATTTGCTTGCGCTGAGCGCCTATGTGCCGGACGCGGTCCTGACCAACGAAGACCTCGCCAAGGTGGTTGACACCAACGAAGAATGGATTGTTACCCGTACTGGCATAAAGCAGCGACACAGGCTGGCCGATGACGAGAACGCTTCCGACCTGGGCCTCAAGGCCGCCCGCAAGGCCCTGGCCGACGCAGGTATGGAAGCCTCTGAACTCACCCACGTTATCGCGGCCACCTGCACGCCTGACGTGCTTTCGCCTTCCCTGGCCTGCATCATGGCGGGGCAGCTTGGCACAGGGCCGGTCATGGCCTTTGATTTTGGCGCAGCCTGCTCCGGCTTTATCTACGGCCTTTCTATCTGCCGCGCCCTTCTGGCCCAGCAGCCAGATGCCAAAATTCTTTTTGTCTGCACCGAGGCCCTGACCCGCCGCGTAAACTGGGCCGACAGAAGCACCTGCGTGCTTTTCGGCGATGCGGCCACGGCCTGCATTGTCGCCGGTTCACCGGGCAATGTTGTGGCCGGGCTTGAAGACGTCATCTGCCAGAGCGACGGCACGCAGCGCGATCTTATTGTGGTGGGCGGCGGAACCAGCAGCCGCTACGCCAAGGGCGATCCCGTCGGCGACGACTTTTTCATCACCATGCAAGGCCGCGAGACCTACAAGCATGCCGTGCGCAACATGGTGCACATTTGTGAAGATGTGCTGACACGCAACGGCCTTACCGCCAAAGACGTGAACCTGCTTGTGCCCCATCAGGCCAATATGCGCATCATTGAGGCTGTGGGCAGCCGCCTGGACATGACCGGCGACCGCGTCTTTGTCAATGTTGACAAGTATGGCAATACGTCCTCGGCCTCCATCCCCCTGGCTATTACGGAAGCCCGCGCCGCCGGGCGCATCAAGGCCGGCGACCGTATGCTCGTCACCGCCTTTGGCGCGGGTTTGACCTGGGGCGCGGCCCTGCTGCGGTTTTAA
- the plsX gene encoding phosphate acyltransferase PlsX, producing MSERPIIAVDAMGGDFGPSVVVPGAVEAARLHDLHIQLVGDTPKLEAELNKLDLKDVHYDIVQADDVVHMNEKPSDILRRKKNASIQVACRLVKDGAADAVVSAGHSGATVACGMFIMGRLPGVERPALAALLPTEKDPVVVLDAGANVDCRPYHLFQFGLMGDAFARDLLSYPSPRVSLLSIGEEEGKGNSQVKEAYELLKMAQNLNFVGNAEGRDIFTGDLDVVVCDGFVGNVVVKMSEGLASSLVRMLKKVFTTGVLPALGGMLAKGAFKKFASTIDYAEYGGAPLLGLQGLAIVCHGRSSSLAMTNAIKMGGTFVRKGTNSHLAETILANEELTRFSRAI from the coding sequence TGCCGTTGAGGCCGCCCGACTTCATGATCTGCATATCCAGCTTGTGGGCGACACCCCCAAGCTTGAGGCCGAGCTGAACAAGCTTGACCTCAAGGACGTGCATTATGATATCGTTCAGGCCGATGATGTGGTGCACATGAATGAAAAGCCCTCGGACATTCTGCGCCGCAAAAAGAACGCCTCCATCCAGGTGGCCTGCCGCCTGGTGAAGGACGGCGCCGCAGACGCTGTGGTCAGTGCCGGACATTCCGGCGCCACAGTGGCTTGTGGCATGTTCATCATGGGGCGCCTTCCCGGAGTGGAGCGTCCTGCTCTGGCCGCGTTGCTGCCTACGGAAAAAGACCCCGTGGTTGTGCTCGATGCCGGAGCCAATGTGGATTGCCGCCCCTATCATCTCTTTCAGTTCGGCCTTATGGGAGACGCTTTTGCCAGGGATCTGCTGAGCTATCCTTCGCCCCGCGTCAGCCTGCTGAGCATTGGTGAAGAAGAAGGCAAAGGCAACTCTCAGGTCAAGGAAGCCTATGAACTGCTAAAGATGGCCCAAAACCTCAACTTTGTGGGGAATGCCGAAGGGCGGGACATCTTTACCGGCGATCTTGATGTCGTGGTATGTGACGGTTTTGTGGGCAACGTCGTGGTCAAGATGAGCGAGGGCCTGGCGTCATCGCTGGTGCGCATGCTCAAGAAAGTCTTTACTACCGGCGTGCTGCCCGCTCTTGGCGGCATGCTGGCCAAGGGCGCTTTCAAAAAGTTTGCCAGCACCATTGACTATGCCGAGTACGGCGGCGCGCCGCTGTTGGGCCTTCAGGGCCTGGCCATAGTCTGTCATGGTCGTTCCAGCTCGCTTGCCATGACAAATGCCATCAAAATGGGCGGTACTTTTGTTCGCAAAGGCACCAACAGCCACCTTGCCGAGACCATCCTGGCCAACGAGGAGCTCACGCGCTTCTCACGCGCCATCTAA
- the fabG gene encoding 3-oxoacyl-[acyl-carrier-protein] reductase codes for MSTEHSAPTATPTAIVTGGSRGIGRAIAQTLARDGFQVFLTYVSRPAEAEQVAAEIRAQGGHARAFALNVSDSAAVSDFFANEIKDKVNLAVLVNNAGITKDGFLVRMKDEDFDQVINVNLRGAFICTREAAKIMSKARKGRIVNISSVVGQMGNAGQANYASAKAALLGLTKSCAKELASRQITVNAVAPGFIETDMTAALSDEVRKSYEESIPLKRMGTAQDVAETVAFLASDKAAYITGQVLGVNGGMHC; via the coding sequence ATGAGTACAGAGCATTCCGCACCCACCGCTACGCCCACCGCCATTGTTACGGGCGGCTCGCGCGGCATCGGGCGGGCCATTGCCCAAACCCTTGCCCGCGACGGTTTTCAGGTTTTTCTTACCTATGTGAGCCGCCCCGCTGAAGCGGAACAGGTGGCAGCCGAAATCAGGGCACAGGGCGGTCATGCCAGGGCTTTTGCCCTGAATGTCAGCGACAGCGCCGCTGTTTCTGATTTTTTTGCCAATGAAATCAAAGATAAAGTCAATCTTGCCGTATTGGTCAACAATGCGGGCATCACCAAGGATGGCTTTCTTGTGCGCATGAAGGACGAAGACTTTGATCAGGTCATCAACGTCAATCTGCGCGGCGCTTTCATCTGCACCCGCGAAGCCGCCAAAATCATGAGCAAGGCGCGCAAGGGCCGCATTGTAAATATTTCTTCGGTGGTGGGCCAGATGGGCAACGCTGGCCAGGCCAACTACGCCTCGGCCAAGGCCGCCCTGTTGGGCCTTACCAAGTCCTGCGCCAAAGAACTGGCTTCCCGGCAGATCACGGTTAACGCCGTGGCCCCCGGGTTCATCGAAACGGACATGACCGCCGCCCTCAGCGACGAAGTGCGCAAAAGCTATGAAGAATCCATTCCTCTCAAGCGCATGGGCACTGCTCAGGATGTGGCCGAAACCGTCGCCTTTCTCGCGTCGGACAAAGCTGCCTATATCACCGGGCAGGTGCTCGGGGTGAATGGGGGCATGCACTGCTAG